One window from the genome of Mucilaginibacter ginsenosidivorans encodes:
- a CDS encoding efflux RND transporter permease subunit, with protein MLRKFIERPVLSTVISILLVLLGIISLFTLPITQFPDIAPPTVQVTASYPGANAEVVARSVATPIEEAVNGVENMTYMTSNSSNDGTMTLNVYFKQGTNPDIAAVNVQSRVSKAISQVPQEVVQSGLSTQKVQNSIIMFVALTSKDTSYNETFLQNYIKINLIPQLQRIPGVGQAQPFGAHDYSMRIWLKPDRLTAYNLSPQDVTAAIKDQSLEAAPGRFGEASKEAFEYVLKYKGKLNKSKDFENVIIRSNSDGSVVRLKDVARVEFGSFTYSSNSQLNGFPTSGVAIFQTAGSNANDILTEAQHQLTEFSKTLPKGIEPVIMYNSKEFLDASIDQVKHTLVEAFVLVFIVVFVFLQDFRSTLIPAIAVPVAIIGTFFFMQLFGFSINLLTLFALVLAIGIVVDDAIVVVEAVHAKMESTTLSARKATIESMSEISGAIISITLVMAAVFVPVGFMQGPAGVFYRQFAFTLAIAILISAVNALTLSPALSALFLKNTHSADGHGTKKGFGARFFAAFNAGFTAVTNRYVRSLQFLIKRKWVAISGLALISAVTFVMIKKTPTGFIPTEDQGFLLYAVNTPPGSSLERTHKAMQEINEIVKNDPITKNHYTVEGLNFISNANASPYGAGFIRMKPQGERGPVQDLNQITAMMTQKVASQVKGASAFFFTFPTVQGFGNVNGFEVMLQDRTNGTMGKLDSTTHAFIGALMQKKEIAYAFTTFAAGNPQYEIEVDNEKAKQLGVSVADLLQTMQVYYGSSFVTDFNRFGKYYRVMAQADVKYRANPQSLNNIYVKNNQGQMVPANGIVKLKRVYGPETVTRNNLFNAVTINGVPKPGYSTGDAIKAIEETAKESLPRGYSYEWTGQTREEIKSGSQILLVFAMSLIFVYFLLAAQYESYILPFAVILTIPLGVFGLMLFINMMGIDNNIYVQVSQIMLIGLLAKNAILIVEYAVQRRRAGMNLAAAALEASRLRLRPILMTSFAFIVGLIPLMRATGASALGNRSIGTGAVGGMLTGVILGVFVIPVLFVVFQYLHERISTKKIEESDSVEEAEPELLNA; from the coding sequence ATGTTACGAAAATTCATAGAAAGGCCAGTCCTTTCGACAGTGATATCTATTCTCCTGGTTTTGCTGGGCATCATATCACTTTTCACGCTGCCTATCACGCAGTTCCCGGATATAGCCCCGCCGACGGTACAGGTAACGGCGTCGTACCCTGGAGCTAATGCCGAAGTGGTGGCACGCTCCGTGGCTACACCTATCGAAGAAGCGGTAAACGGTGTGGAGAACATGACCTACATGACCTCGAACTCGAGCAATGACGGTACCATGACCCTGAATGTTTATTTTAAACAGGGTACCAACCCGGATATAGCCGCCGTAAACGTACAAAGCCGTGTTTCAAAAGCTATAAGCCAGGTGCCGCAGGAAGTTGTACAGTCGGGCCTTTCAACCCAAAAGGTTCAGAATAGTATTATCATGTTCGTGGCGCTTACCAGTAAAGACACCAGCTATAACGAGACATTTCTACAAAACTATATTAAGATCAACCTGATCCCCCAGTTGCAACGTATTCCCGGCGTGGGACAGGCTCAGCCTTTCGGTGCGCACGATTATTCCATGCGCATTTGGCTGAAGCCTGACAGGCTTACTGCCTATAACCTGTCGCCACAGGATGTAACCGCTGCTATCAAAGATCAAAGTCTTGAAGCCGCTCCCGGCCGTTTCGGTGAAGCCAGTAAGGAGGCCTTTGAGTATGTATTGAAATACAAAGGCAAACTGAACAAGAGCAAGGATTTTGAGAATGTTATCATCAGGTCGAACAGCGATGGTTCGGTGGTCAGGCTGAAAGATGTAGCACGTGTTGAATTTGGTTCTTTCACGTACTCATCCAACAGCCAGCTGAATGGTTTTCCAACTTCTGGTGTGGCCATATTCCAAACAGCCGGCTCCAACGCTAACGATATTTTGACCGAGGCGCAACATCAGTTAACGGAGTTCTCTAAAACATTGCCCAAAGGTATCGAGCCGGTAATTATGTATAATTCCAAAGAATTTCTGGATGCATCTATCGACCAGGTAAAGCATACTTTGGTGGAGGCATTTGTGCTGGTATTCATCGTGGTGTTCGTTTTCCTGCAGGATTTCCGTTCTACTTTAATTCCGGCAATTGCTGTACCGGTGGCTATTATAGGCACCTTCTTTTTCATGCAATTGTTTGGCTTTAGTATCAACTTACTCACGTTGTTTGCATTGGTACTGGCTATTGGTATTGTGGTGGATGACGCGATAGTCGTTGTCGAGGCGGTGCATGCCAAAATGGAAAGCACTACCCTATCCGCCAGGAAGGCAACTATCGAATCCATGAGTGAGATATCCGGGGCGATCATTTCCATTACCCTGGTAATGGCAGCAGTGTTTGTACCTGTTGGATTTATGCAGGGCCCTGCAGGCGTATTTTACCGACAGTTCGCGTTTACCCTGGCTATCGCTATTTTGATATCGGCTGTTAACGCCTTAACGCTCAGCCCTGCCTTAAGCGCTTTGTTTCTGAAAAATACACATAGCGCTGACGGCCACGGAACAAAAAAAGGATTTGGCGCACGCTTTTTTGCGGCATTCAATGCTGGGTTTACCGCAGTTACCAACAGGTATGTAAGATCGCTTCAATTTTTGATCAAGCGTAAGTGGGTGGCCATATCCGGTTTGGCCCTGATCTCGGCGGTTACTTTTGTTATGATCAAAAAGACGCCTACGGGCTTCATCCCTACCGAAGACCAGGGCTTCCTGCTGTATGCTGTGAACACACCTCCGGGTAGCTCACTGGAAAGGACGCACAAGGCTATGCAGGAGATAAATGAAATTGTGAAGAACGACCCTATCACAAAAAATCATTATACAGTTGAAGGTTTGAACTTTATATCAAACGCAAACGCGTCGCCATATGGGGCTGGGTTTATCCGCATGAAACCCCAGGGTGAACGCGGTCCGGTGCAGGACCTCAACCAGATAACCGCGATGATGACCCAAAAGGTGGCTTCGCAGGTGAAGGGCGCAAGCGCTTTCTTCTTTACGTTCCCTACGGTGCAGGGTTTTGGTAACGTAAACGGGTTTGAAGTTATGCTGCAGGACCGTACCAATGGCACGATGGGTAAGCTGGATTCGACTACGCATGCATTTATAGGCGCTTTGATGCAAAAGAAAGAAATCGCTTACGCTTTTACCACTTTTGCTGCAGGCAATCCCCAGTACGAAATTGAAGTGGATAATGAAAAAGCCAAGCAACTGGGTGTGTCAGTCGCCGATCTGCTACAAACTATGCAGGTGTATTATGGCAGCAGCTTCGTAACCGATTTCAACCGCTTTGGTAAATACTACCGGGTAATGGCCCAGGCCGATGTGAAATACCGCGCCAATCCGCAATCGCTGAACAATATCTACGTGAAAAACAACCAGGGGCAAATGGTTCCGGCTAATGGTATAGTTAAGCTCAAAAGGGTTTACGGGCCTGAAACAGTTACCAGGAACAATTTGTTTAACGCGGTTACCATCAACGGCGTGCCAAAACCAGGGTACAGCACAGGGGATGCTATCAAAGCTATTGAAGAAACAGCCAAAGAATCGCTGCCCCGCGGATATAGTTATGAATGGACCGGCCAGACACGCGAAGAGATCAAATCCGGGTCACAAATACTATTGGTATTTGCGATGAGCCTGATATTCGTATACTTCCTTTTGGCAGCACAATATGAAAGCTACATTCTCCCATTTGCCGTTATCCTGACCATCCCGCTTGGTGTATTTGGGCTGATGCTTTTTATCAACATGATGGGTATAGACAACAACATTTATGTACAGGTGTCCCAGATCATGCTTATCGGGTTGCTGGCGAAGAATGCCATCCTGATTGTAGAGTATGCTGTGCAGCGCCGGCGCGCCGGGATGAACCTGGCGGCAGCAGCACTGGAAGCTTCGAGGCTAAGGCTCCGTCCTATCCTGATGACATCCTTTGCGTTTATAGTAGGTCTTATCCCGCTGATGAGGGCAACAGGTGCATCCGCCCTCGGTAACCGCTCGATAGGTACAGGCGCCGTAGGCGGAATGCTTACCGGGGTAATATTGGGTGTGTTTGTTATACCGGTGCTCTTTGTTGTGTTCCAGTACCTGCATGAGCGCATCAGCACAAAAAAAATAGAAGAATCTGATTCGGTTGAGGAAGCTGAGCCGGAACTGTTAAATGCTTAA
- a CDS encoding efflux transporter outer membrane subunit, which produces MNKYRIIIYSALLTVLFSACKVGKNYQRPEVDLPKQFNSVAFADTSSIADMEWRKFFTDTALQGLIDRGIKYNYDLQIALKRIDIADQQVKQAKLLLTPELNLQVSGQYNRFSKNGINGLTTDISGSNHFEDYNANLGLSWEIDTWGKIRRQKEVVLAQYLQTYEGTKAVQTKLVADIAQDYYNLLMLEKQLDIARQNLKLADTTVNQTTLLKNAGETNLLAVQQAEAQRQSTALLIPQLEQNIAIQQNALQILTGQLPGAVVHSTNLDEVQIPKQLPTGLPAAILSRRPDVRSNEMALVAANANVGAKQGNLYPSLTITAAGGMESLRASTWFNLPASLFGTVTGSVLQPIFNHRELKTQYEVAKVQREQAVLQFRQSVLNATGEVSNALVQNEKLEQQMDIAGQQVTTLHKAVRNSQLLFKSDLANYLEVITAQSNALQAELNLASIKRQQMGAVVELYRALGGGWK; this is translated from the coding sequence ATGAATAAGTATAGGATCATCATATATTCTGCCTTACTCACCGTGCTGTTCAGCGCCTGTAAGGTTGGAAAAAATTACCAGCGGCCCGAGGTGGACCTGCCTAAGCAATTTAATTCTGTTGCTTTTGCAGATACCAGCAGCATAGCCGACATGGAATGGCGCAAGTTTTTTACAGACACGGCATTGCAGGGTTTGATAGATCGTGGCATAAAGTATAACTACGATCTGCAAATCGCGCTTAAACGAATAGACATTGCCGATCAGCAGGTAAAACAGGCTAAATTGCTGCTGACCCCTGAATTAAACTTACAGGTTAGCGGGCAGTATAACCGTTTTTCAAAAAATGGTATCAACGGCCTGACAACTGATATCAGCGGCAGTAACCATTTCGAAGATTATAATGCCAATTTAGGTTTGTCGTGGGAGATAGATACCTGGGGCAAAATACGCAGGCAAAAGGAAGTGGTGCTGGCCCAATACCTGCAAACCTATGAAGGTACCAAGGCCGTGCAAACCAAATTGGTTGCCGATATAGCGCAGGATTATTATAACCTGCTGATGCTGGAAAAACAGCTGGACATAGCAAGGCAAAATCTGAAGCTTGCTGATACAACAGTTAATCAAACCACCTTGCTGAAAAATGCCGGTGAAACTAACCTGCTGGCCGTACAACAAGCCGAGGCCCAGCGTCAAAGTACGGCGTTGCTAATTCCTCAATTGGAGCAAAATATAGCTATTCAGCAAAACGCTTTGCAAATTTTAACCGGGCAATTGCCCGGAGCGGTTGTGCATTCAACAAACCTGGATGAGGTGCAGATACCAAAGCAATTACCCACCGGGCTTCCTGCCGCTATTTTAAGCCGCAGGCCGGATGTAAGGTCAAATGAGATGGCATTGGTAGCAGCTAACGCGAATGTGGGCGCAAAACAGGGTAATTTATATCCTTCGCTAACGATCACCGCCGCAGGGGGGATGGAAAGTTTGAGGGCCAGCACATGGTTTAATCTTCCGGCATCACTATTTGGCACGGTGACAGGTTCGGTACTGCAACCGATATTCAATCATCGGGAATTGAAAACTCAATACGAGGTTGCTAAGGTGCAGCGTGAGCAAGCGGTGCTACAGTTCAGGCAATCGGTGCTAAATGCAACCGGGGAAGTGAGTAACGCACTGGTACAAAACGAAAAACTTGAGCAGCAAATGGATATTGCCGGCCAGCAGGTAACAACATTGCATAAAGCCGTCAGAAACTCGCAATTACTTTTCAAAAGCGACCTGGCGAATTATCTGGAGGTGATAACGGCCCAAAGCAATGCATTGCAGGCAGAACTGAACCTGGCGTCAATAAAGCGGCAGCAAATGGGTGCGGTGGTAGAATTATACCGTGCCCTGGGTGGTGGCTGGAAATAA
- a CDS encoding RNA polymerase sigma-70 factor encodes MYDYNILEDSELIQRLASDDNRAFTEIYNRYWKKLFTVAANKINDLDEAEEIVQDIFISLWRRRGDLAVIDTLSSYLAVSVKYKVIKLLDKQNNRQKYLGYSSDHISVADNYTEEWLEFEELKSRLTLFVAELPEKCRMVYQLSRDAGYSQKKIAEEMGISEKTVEAHLGKALKTLRTRLSQFLL; translated from the coding sequence ATGTACGATTATAATATTCTTGAGGATAGTGAACTGATCCAAAGGCTTGCTTCGGATGATAATCGTGCATTTACCGAAATATATAACCGCTACTGGAAGAAACTTTTTACCGTAGCTGCCAATAAAATAAACGACCTTGATGAGGCCGAAGAAATTGTGCAAGACATATTCATTTCGCTATGGAGAAGACGCGGAGACCTTGCTGTAATTGATACACTAAGCTCTTACCTCGCGGTGTCGGTAAAATATAAAGTCATCAAATTATTAGACAAGCAAAACAACAGGCAAAAATATCTGGGATACAGTAGCGACCACATTAGCGTTGCGGATAACTACACCGAAGAATGGCTGGAATTTGAGGAGCTTAAGAGCCGGTTAACGCTTTTTGTGGCCGAATTGCCAGAAAAATGCCGCATGGTGTACCAGCTTAGCCGTGATGCCGGGTATTCCCAAAAAAAGATCGCTGAAGAAATGGGCATTTCCGAAAAGACGGTAGAGGCCCATCTTGGTAAAGCACTTAAAACTTTACGCACGCGGTTAAGCCAATTCCTTCTCTGA
- a CDS encoding FecR family protein: protein MNSNGSLDRYQQLAKKWLDKTITPAEQEEFAAWYNKGQDTPVNIPRGFAEDEESHRVRILNKVNETIKYDRSHRNKIKYIRWTSIAAACLLLLSIPPLYFHIRKKVTKKGNIAYQQKPAKHDVAPGGNKAVLTLANGSKIVLNDAKNGVLARQGKTLLNKAKTNQLVYMAPGSVPNNLPVAYNTISTPRGGQFQVVLSDGTKVWLNAASSITFPTVFTKNERRVNITGEVYFEVAKNKHLPFRVVAGKQTVEVLGTHFNINAYTDENSIKTTLAEGSVKVSAEGQTVFLTPDEQSNVSNSGKANITINTVDTDDILAWKDGSFVFEKADIPFIMRQASRWYDVTIKYEGNISDRRFTGSISRSVNLSELLKMLKYTGVNFKISDKTIVVGS, encoded by the coding sequence ATGAACAGTAACGGATCCTTAGACAGATACCAGCAACTGGCCAAAAAATGGCTTGATAAAACCATTACTCCTGCCGAGCAGGAGGAATTTGCGGCGTGGTACAATAAAGGGCAGGACACCCCGGTTAATATCCCCCGGGGCTTTGCAGAAGATGAGGAATCGCACAGGGTCAGGATATTAAACAAGGTAAATGAGACTATTAAATACGATCGGTCGCATCGAAATAAAATAAAATATATACGATGGACCTCCATCGCAGCGGCTTGCTTACTGCTGCTGTCCATACCTCCGCTTTATTTCCATATACGAAAAAAAGTCACCAAAAAAGGCAATATAGCCTACCAGCAAAAGCCGGCAAAACATGACGTGGCACCAGGTGGCAACAAAGCTGTACTTACCCTGGCTAACGGATCAAAGATCGTTCTGAACGATGCCAAAAATGGTGTTCTGGCGCGGCAGGGCAAAACATTACTGAATAAAGCAAAAACCAACCAGCTTGTGTATATGGCTCCCGGTTCGGTTCCGAATAACTTACCGGTGGCTTACAATACAATTTCTACTCCCCGCGGTGGGCAATTCCAGGTGGTGCTGAGCGACGGCACAAAGGTTTGGTTGAATGCCGCTTCGTCCATTACTTTTCCAACGGTTTTTACCAAAAACGAGCGACGCGTAAATATAACCGGCGAAGTTTATTTTGAAGTTGCCAAAAACAAGCATCTGCCATTCAGGGTTGTGGCAGGTAAACAGACGGTGGAAGTATTGGGCACTCATTTTAATATCAACGCATATACCGACGAAAACTCCATCAAAACCACACTGGCGGAAGGCAGCGTGAAGGTATCGGCCGAAGGTCAGACTGTTTTTCTAACGCCTGATGAACAGTCCAATGTATCAAATTCAGGAAAGGCAAATATCACCATAAATACGGTAGATACAGATGATATCCTGGCATGGAAGGACGGGAGCTTTGTTTTCGAAAAAGCAGACATACCGTTCATTATGCGCCAGGCCTCCAGATGGTACGATGTAACCATTAAATATGAAGGAAATATATCCGACAGGAGGTTTACAGGCAGTATTTCGCGCAGTGTAAACCTGTCCGAACTGCTAAAAATGCTAAAATACACAGGGGTGAATTTCAAGATAAGCGACAAAACTATCGTTGTAGGGTCTTGA